In Arthrobacter burdickii, one DNA window encodes the following:
- a CDS encoding response regulator, which produces MDNAEGGTQPEEITVFLLDDHELVRRGLRELLEGEGFSVIGESGSAEEATRRIPALSPHVAILDARLPDGTGIEVCRDVRSIDPFQSCVILTSYDDDQALRGAVLAGASGYILKEILGSDLVDKVRRAASGESLFEAGMKERIITGLRDAPVEDPRLTGLTSQEKKVLTLIGAGLTNREIATELFLAEKTVKNYVSSLLSKLGFQRRTQAAVFISRPAGSSSR; this is translated from the coding sequence ATGGACAACGCCGAAGGCGGCACGCAGCCCGAGGAGATCACGGTGTTCCTCCTCGACGATCACGAACTTGTCCGGCGCGGACTGCGGGAACTGCTCGAGGGCGAGGGATTCTCCGTCATCGGGGAATCGGGTTCCGCCGAGGAGGCCACCCGGAGGATCCCTGCCCTGTCGCCGCACGTGGCTATCCTGGACGCGCGGCTGCCCGACGGCACGGGGATCGAGGTGTGCCGTGATGTGCGCTCCATAGACCCCTTCCAGTCGTGCGTGATCCTGACCAGCTATGACGACGACCAGGCGCTGCGAGGTGCCGTACTGGCGGGTGCATCCGGTTACATCCTGAAGGAGATCCTGGGCTCTGACCTGGTCGACAAGGTCCGCCGCGCGGCGTCGGGCGAATCCCTCTTCGAGGCCGGCATGAAAGAACGAATCATCACCGGACTTCGTGATGCCCCGGTCGAGGATCCACGACTGACGGGGCTGACGAGCCAGGAGAAGAAGGTCCTGACACTCATCGGTGCCGGCCTCACCAACAGGGAGATCGCCACCGAACTGTTTCTCGCGGAGAAGACGGTCAAGAACTACGTGTCGTCGCTTCTGTCGAAGCTCGGCTTCCAGCGCCGCACCCAGGCGGCGGTCTTCA